The sequence TAGTAAGGGATGTTACTGCAGGTGGCAAGAGGACTCATGAGGTGTGGTGCATGGTGGGAGGGGCTCCACAGGGAGGTACCAGGGACTCCTAGGGGCCCTGCTGGCAGTGTGACACCAAGCCAGCTGAGCCATGTGCAGAGGCACCTAGGATGGGAGCAGCTGCGACCCCTGGGTGGTTTCCCCCCATGCAAGACTCTCTACGGTGGGGCCATAGGAAACCGGGAGGGGATTTGGCACACTGCTGCATAGGGGTGGTGAAGTCATACCTGTGCAATGTAGCGTTTTGCGTGCCAGAAGAATCTTCCCGGAAGATGGTGCTCAAAATGAACTGCTCATCACTGAGGCGGGGACTGGGAGCGCTGGGCAGAGCACAGCAAACCCCTGGCCCTCTCCCCCGGCTGGAGCGCGGcaagcccctggcccctctccccgGCCAGAGTGCTGGGCGGAGCGGCAAGGCCCCAGTCCCGGTGCCCCAGTCCCGGTCCCCCTGCTGGAGTGCGGCAAgtccccggccccgcccccaggccagaGCACCGGGTGGAGCACGGCAAGCCCCTGGTCCCGCTCCCGTGGCTGGAGCGCGGGAAGCCCCTGGCCCCGCTCCCCAGGCCAGAGTGCGGCAAGCCCCCGGCTCCGCTCCCCAGGCCGGAGCGCTGGGCGGAGCGCAGCAAGCCCCTGGCCCCGCTCCCACGGCCGGAGCTTGAGGTCTGGATAAAAACATCCggtgggccacagtttgcccacctcttgtCTAGTATGTGTTCTAGTGTTGTGATTGTTGAGTACCCGGTGAGAaagtctgccaaaggcaaggctggcacagcaaattctgtgctgaatctcagggtatgtctacactacggaataaggtcgaatttatagaagtcgtttttttagaaatcggttttatatattcgagtgtgtgtgtccccacagaagtgcattaagtgcattaactcggcggagtgcttccacagtaccgaggctagagtcgacttccggagcgttgcactgtgggtagctatcccacagttcccgcagtctccgctgcccattggaattctgggttgagatcccaatgcctgatggggctgaaacattgtcgcgggtggttctgggtacatatcgtcagtcccccccttccctccctccctccgtgaaagcaagggcagacaattgtttcgcgccttttttcctgagttacctgtgcggacgccataccaccgcaagcatggagcccgctcaggtaaccgtcaccgtatgtctcctgggtgctggcagacgcggcacggcattgctacacagtagcagcaacccattgccttgtggcagcagacggtacaatacgactggtagccgtcctcgtcatgtccgaggtactcctggtcgcctgtgtgaggtcgatcaggagcgcctgggcagacatgggtgcagggactaaatttttagtgacttgaccaggtcattctctttagtctggcagtcagtcctattgaaccgtcttatggtgagcaggcaggcaatatgtccttctgcaccgtctgctgccagccaaagatgtaaaagatagatggagtggatcaaaacaagaaatagaccagatttgttttgtactcatttgccttctcccctgtctaggggactcattcctctaggtcacactgcagtcacgcacagagaaggtgcagcgaggtagatctagccatgtatcaatcagaggccaggctaacctccttgttccaataagaacaataacttaggtgcaccatttcttattggaaccctccgtgaagtcaaccctgtaagccgtgtcctcagtcgcccctccctgcgtcagagcaacggcaaacaatcgtgcatctgagttgagagtgctgtccagagcagcccaatggagcactctgattgggctaaaacattgtcgcaggtggttctgggtacatattgtccggcccccgttccctccctccctctgtgaaggcaagggcagacaattgtttcgcgccttttttcctgagttacctgtgtggacgccataccaccgcaagcatggagcccgctcaggtaaccgtcaccgtatgtctcctgggtgctggcagacgcggtacggcattgctacacagtagcagcaacccattgccttgtggcagcagacggtacagtacgactggtagccgtcctcgtcatgtccgaggtgttcctggtcgcctgtgtgaggtcgatcaggagcgcctgggcagacatgggtgcagggactaaatttttggtgacttgaccaggtcattctctttagtcctgcagtcagtcgtattgaaccgtctaatggtgagcaggcaggcaatacggattgctagcaatcgtattgtaccattttctgccgggcaggcaagagatgacgatggctagcaatcgtactgtgccatcttctgccaggcaggcaagagatgaggatggctagcagttgtactgtaccatcttctgccgagcagccatgagatgtggatggcttgcagtccttctgcaccgtctgctgccagccaaagatgtaaaagatagatggagtggatcaaaacaagaaatagaccagatttgttttgtactcatttgcctcctcccctgtttaggggactcattcctctaggtcacactgcagtcactcacagagaaggtgctgcgaggtagatctagccatgtatcaatcagaggccaggctaaccttcttgttccaataagaacaataacttaggtgcaccatttcttattggaaccctccgtgaagtcctgcctgaactactccttgatgtaaagccaccctctttgtggattttagcctcctgaagccaaccctgtaagccgtgtcgtcagtcgcccctccctccgtcagagcaacggcagacaatcattccgcgccttttttctgtgcggacgccataccaaggcaagcatggagtccgctcagctcactttggcaattaggagcacattaaacaccacacgcattatccagcagtatatgcagcaccagaaccaggCAAAGCGctaccaggcgaggaggcgacgtcagcgcggtcacgtgagtgatcaggacatggacacagatttctctgaaagcatgggccctgccaatgcatgcataatggtgctaatggggcaggttcatgctgtggaacgccgattctgggctcgggaaacaagtacagactggtgggaccgcatagtgttgcaggtctgggacgattcccagtggctgcgaaactttcgcatgcgtaagggcactttcatggaactttgtgacttgctttcccctgccctgaagcgcgtgaataccaagatgagagcagccctcacagttgagaagcgagtggcgatagccctgtggaagcttgcaacgccagacagctaccggtcagttgggaatcaatttggagtgggcaaatctactgtgggggctgctgtgatgcaagtagcccacgcaatcaaatatctgctgatatcaagggtagtgaccttgggaaatgtgcaggtcatagtggatggctttgctgcaatgggattccctaactgtggtggggccatagacggaacccatatccctatcttggcaccggagcaccaagccggcgagtacataaaccgcaaggggtacttttcaatagtgctgcaagctctggtggatcacaagggacgtttcaccaacatcaacgtgggatggccgggaaaggtacatgacgctcgcatcttcaggaactctggtctgtttcaaaagctgcaagaagggactttattcccagaccagaaaataactgttggtgatgttgaaatgcctatatgtatccttggggacccagcctaccccttaatgccatggctcatgaagccgtacacaggcagcctggacagcagtcaggagctgttcaactacaggctgagcaagtgcagaatggtggtagaatgtgcatttggacgtttaaaggtgcgctggcgcagtttactgactcgcttagacctcagcgaaaccaatattcccactgttattactgcttgctgtgtgctccacaatatctgtgagagtaagggggagacgtttatggcggggtgggaggttgaggcaaatcgcctggcttctggttacgcgcagccagacaccagggcggttagaagagcacaggagggtgcggtacgcatcagagaggctttgaaaaccagtttcatgactggccaggctacggtgtgaaagttctgtttgtttctccttgatgaaaccccccaccccttggttcactctacttccttgtaagctaaccaccctcccctcctccctttgatcacctcttgcagaggcaataaagtcattgttgcttcacattcatgcattctttattcattcatcacacaaatagggggatgactaccaaggtagcccaggaggggtggtggaggagggaaggaaaatgccacacagcactttaaaagtttacaactttaaaatttattgaatgacagccttcttttttttgggcaatcctctgtggtggagtggctggttggccggtggccaccccaccgcgttcttgggcgtctgggtgtggaggctatggaacttggggagaagggcggttggttacacaggggctgtagtggcagtctgtgctccagctgcctttgctgcagctcaaccatacactggagcatactggtttggtcctccagcagcctcagcattgaatcctgcctcctctcatcacgctgtcgccacattcgagcttcagccctctcttcagcccgccacttactctcttcagcccgccacttactctcttcagcccgccacctctcctcctggtcattttgtgctttcctgcagtctgacattatttgcctccacgcattcgtctgtgctctgtcagtgtgggaggacagcatgagctcggagaacatttcatctcgagtgcgtttttttttctttctaatcttcactagcctctgggaaggagaagatcctgtgatcattgaaacacatgcagctggtggagaaaagaaaagggacagcggtatttaaaaagacacattttataaaacactggctacactctttcagggtaaaccttgctgttaacattacatacatagcacatgtgctttcgttacaaggtcgcattttgcctccccccaccgcgtggctaccccctcaaccctcccccctccctgtggctaacagcggggaacatttctgttcagccgcaggcaaacagcccagcaggaatcggctcctctgagtgtcccctgaagaaaagcaccctatttcaaccaggtgaccatggattatatctcactctcctgaggataacacacgaacggatgttgcttgaacgccagcaaacatacactgcaatgctttgttgtacaatgattcctgagtacgtgttactggcctggagtggtaaagtgtcctaccatgaaggacgcaataagtctgccctccccagaaaccttttgcaaaggctttgggagtatatccaggagagccgcgaatgccagggcaaagtaatcctttcacatgcttgcttttaaaccatgtatagtattttaaaaggtacactcaccggaggtcccttctccgcctgctgggtccaggaggcagccttgggtgggttcagggggtactggctccaggtccagggtgagaaacagttcctggctgtcgggaaaaccggtttctccgcttgcttgctgtgagctatctacaacctcgtcatcatcatcatcttcttcgtccccaaaacctgcttccgtattgcctccatctccattgaaggagtcaaacaacacggctggggtagtggtggctgaaccccctaaaatggcatgcagctcatcatagaagcggcatgtttggggctctgacccggagcggccgttcgcctctctggttttctggtaggcttgcctcagctccttcagtttcacgcggcactgcttcgggtccctgttatggcctctgtccttcatgccctgggagatcttgacaaaggttttggcatttcgaaaactggaacggagttctgatagcacggattcctctccccatacagcgatcagatcccgtacctcccgttcggtccatgctggagctcttttgcgattctgagactccatcatggtcacctctgctgatgagctctgcatggtcacctgcagcttgccacgctggccaaacaggaaatgagattcaaaagttcgcggttcttttcctgtctacctggccagtgcatctgagttgagagtgctgtccagagcggtcaaaatggagcactctgggatagctcccggaggccaataccgtcgaattgtgtccacagtaccccaaattcgacccggcaaggccgatttaagcgctaatccacttgtcaggggtggagtaaggagatcgattttaagagccctttaagtcgaaataaagggcttcatcgtgtggacgggtgcaggtttacatcgatttaatgctgctaaattcgacctaaagtcctagtgtagaccagggctcaatgTCTATGTCTGCTCTCTATGAAagatggctgccaagataggcaaagtGTTCTACATTTTTCAGTTCTTCTTTGTCAATGTAGGTCTTCCTTGTTGGGTTGTAAGACTCCTCCATGACCAGATGATTGCCTCCATCCTGTGCAATGGCtctacctctgagccctttgtcATCTGAACAGGCATAAAACAAAGCTGTGTACTGGcacccacccttttctccattttcttagcagctgtgaaaacactaacccaagaccATCTACCACAGGGCATTGGCATCCAATATCGGATTGACAGCCACCCATTCAACCTTCCTCATCTCTGTGCTAGAACTAAAGTAATATCGACAACAATAACCCAACTCCAGTACgcagatgattgtgctgtagttgcacactcaaaggaggatctACAAACAGCCCTTAATTTCTTCTCTGATAGAAATAATAAGggttacagtaaaaagaaaatgaagtcaCACAACAAATGAAAGATACATCAGTAAAATAACAATTTTAGTTAACCCTATTAGGATATAACAGTATAATTATTCACTTAATATTCTATAACATAACATATAACAATATATCAGGAAAATACAAAATACTTAATGCTAAACATCCAATAAGTGCTGGCTGGGCGGTTACTGGGAAGATCTCACTCACGCCACAGCCATCCATCTTTATTTACAGACAAAACCCATATATTCtagaaataaaagggaaaaaggaagaCTAAAGTTACAAAAAGCTTCCTTTTAATTCCCTCTGAGACCATCTAAAGGTCCTTCTGCTTTGTCAAATATGGTTGGAAGCATTGTCCTCAATGATcgtggctgctgctggctgcggtGTGGTGCGGCTGCCTGCTCCTGAGGTAAAAGCAGCTCCTCAGGTGGGAGAGACAGAAGCCTGCTTGCTAGCTGCTGTGGTGACCTCCTGCTGGCTGGACAGCAGAAATGGCCATTGCCCAGGGCAACACTGGAACTCTgggtgggctgctgctgctgctgtaatgGCTGCTTTTCAAGCAGCTTTCTGCTATGCAGGGTTCTGCTGATGCTTCTCGGGTGGCTTCTTCCGCGCAAGCATCTTCTTCCTTGCAGATGCCTTATATCTTCTCTCTTCCAGGTCCCCAGTCCCACTACGGGGTTTATCCTGCTAGTTGTTGCCTTTATATATGATTTGCTCTCCCaagctcagccaatcagcttccAACTTTCAGCTGGCTCCACCCCTGACAGGTAGCTCCTCCCCCTTCATAGACTTCTATGGGGCTACAATGTATCTCTTTGGGATTTTACTGAGTCATTCCCCACTGGAAATGATGCAACACCATGCCTCCATTGCATCATCTAGAAGTGGTGCAATCCTACCTCCTGATTGCATCATCTCTGTACATCCCTATGGGCTCTTATGTATTCTTATGGGGTTTTTCGTAGCTGAACTGTAGATGACCCCAGCTACTTTCTGTCTGAGATCCCCATGTATTCCTATGAGCTATAATGTATTCCTGTGACATTTTGCTAAGTCATTTTCCAGAGGAAGTGGAATTACATCACCCTATGGCCACCATTACTGAATTTTCTCATTTAAACTATTATTAATTTCTCTTTAATTaaggctttatttttaaaattaatcactGCTCTAAGCATCCCAAAGGGTCCTAAAACTATCACCACTCTTTTTATGTACAATTAAGCAAGTTATTATTTCCACAAATTTAAACCCCTTCCTGAGGTTTTTCTGCAAACCTTCAATTTAAAGTATTACAAGGCATTTCAGGCAACTGAGGCAAAAATCTCTCACCACAAACCCACCAGTCAGCTTCAAGCCCTTTATCTGTCACATAATTTGGCtttttaaagtgttaaaaaaagtTGGAAATACCCTTTACAACCTTCAGACCCCAttgcctgtgggagcttgctgaGCAGTTGTACTGAAAATTTTCCAATACGGAAATAGTAAGTAAGTAAATATATGTTGAATTCGTAtcattctgaaattaaaatatgCTGGTTTGGTTAGGTTAGTGAAGAAAGCACTAGTTTTAATACTTACTATTTCCGTATTGGAAAATTTTCAGAACAAACCAAACTATTCAGTGCATGGGATGGAATTGCTTTTGACCAGACACTATCGTGGGGATATCTGGCTCGATGTTTGTGATCTTAAGACGAAGATGGGGCTCCACGTCAATAagacaattttgtttttttgttttgatgccAACCAGCACAGAGAATCCGATCTCGCACAAATACAAGGTGGGAAAAGGCGGAAGATACTTGACAGCTTTGTCCGAGCTAGATATTCAGAGGTAATCCCCAACCAAAATGACGTCAGTGTATTTTgctcaaattttgttttcaggaagCTATCTGAAGTCAGCTCCAAGAGCTCTTCTTCTGAAGCACAGAGGTTATTTGGCAATGTTTGAACATTGATGATAAGAGGGTTCCTTATCCATTCAAAGGTGCTGTCCGGTTCAGGGAAATACTTACGAAGATCTTTCTGCAAAGTTTTCAAATGCTGCTTCATGGTTTGCAACACATCACTATCAAGTTCATTAGTCGAGTTTATTACTAAGTCATGAAGAGATGGAAAGGAATCCAGTTCATGATGACTAAGACATTTATGCCACAGTTTCAATTTTGCGACCATGGTGCTCACTTTGTCTTGAACATGGAATATGGATATGAGTTTCACTTGCAAGGATAGATTAAGGTTGTTTAAATGAGCAAAGATATCTGCAATATATGCTAGTTTACATAGCCATTTCCAGTCATGTATACGGTCTCGCAGGTTAAAGGTTTCATCTGAAAAACCTTATAGTTCTTCT is a genomic window of Natator depressus isolate rNatDep1 chromosome 1, rNatDep2.hap1, whole genome shotgun sequence containing:
- the LOC141981078 gene encoding uncharacterized protein LOC141981078, with protein sequence MQSSSAEVTMMESQNRKRAPAWTEREVRDLIAVWGEESVLSELRSSFRNAKTFVKISQGMKDRGHNRDPKQCRVKLKELRQAYQKTREANGRSGSEPQTCRFYDELHAILGGSATTTPAVLFDSFNGDGGNTEAGFGDEEDDDDDEVVDSSQQASGETGFPDSQELFLTLDLEPVPPEPTQGCLLDPAGGEGTSAACVSMITGSSPSQRLVKIRKKKKRTRDEMFSELMLSSHTDRAQTNAWRQIMSDCRKAQNDQEERWRAEESKWRAEESKWRAEERAEARMWRQRDERRQDSMLRLLEDQTSMLQCMVELQQRQLEHRLPLQPLCNQPPFSPSSIASTPRRPRTRWGGHRPTSHSTTEDCPKKRRLSFNKF